One Arthrobacter sp. StoSoilB19 DNA window includes the following coding sequences:
- a CDS encoding FUSC family protein, translated as MAIEAGLSATQRFLRSRVRTGLIRSRNSFVPAIQMTVCAVGAYAFAEYVLGHSGPLFAATSSLIALGFSREPRLRRVMEVGLGCTIGIAVGDLLLHWLGGEIWVAAVVLLFSILLARFLDSGNIFTTQLALQSLLVVLLPAPSGGPFTRSIDAVVGGLCALLVTILMPKDPRREPRRDVQKLLHELAEVLRECASALANSDSTQAWHALIRGRNCQPLVDAMRQSLRASGEVATLAPAYRRHRDELDRLKQSLDFIDLALRNSRVFARRLTSAINHAALSDEATDSIAEVLQETAAAIDELSLGLAESHDGVRRAHLRTARRDLSEIALRLHPKLLEVQRLEGETVVMLFRPLMVDLLEATGMDADEARDVLPAL; from the coding sequence ATGGCAATCGAAGCAGGACTCTCGGCAACCCAACGGTTCCTGCGCAGCCGCGTCCGGACCGGCCTGATCCGGAGCCGCAACTCGTTCGTCCCTGCCATCCAGATGACCGTCTGCGCGGTGGGCGCCTACGCCTTCGCGGAATACGTCCTGGGCCACTCCGGCCCGCTGTTTGCCGCCACCTCCTCGCTGATCGCGCTCGGGTTTTCGCGGGAACCGCGGCTGCGGCGCGTGATGGAAGTGGGCCTGGGCTGCACCATCGGGATCGCCGTTGGCGACCTGCTCCTGCACTGGCTGGGCGGGGAAATCTGGGTGGCCGCCGTCGTTCTTCTCTTCTCCATCCTGCTGGCGCGGTTCCTGGACAGCGGGAACATCTTCACCACCCAACTGGCCCTGCAGTCGCTGCTGGTGGTGCTGCTTCCGGCGCCGTCGGGCGGACCGTTCACCCGGAGCATCGATGCGGTGGTGGGCGGCCTGTGCGCCCTGCTGGTGACCATCCTCATGCCCAAGGACCCACGGCGGGAACCACGCCGCGACGTCCAGAAACTGCTGCACGAACTGGCGGAAGTGCTGCGGGAATGCGCCTCCGCGCTGGCCAACAGCGACTCTACCCAAGCGTGGCATGCGCTGATCCGCGGCAGGAACTGCCAGCCCCTGGTCGATGCCATGCGGCAGTCGCTGCGGGCCTCCGGGGAAGTTGCCACGCTGGCGCCCGCCTACCGCCGGCACCGGGATGAACTGGACCGGCTCAAGCAGTCGCTGGACTTCATCGACCTGGCCCTGCGCAACAGCCGAGTCTTTGCGCGGCGGCTCACCAGCGCCATCAACCACGCCGCCCTCTCGGACGAGGCCACGGACAGCATCGCGGAGGTGCTGCAGGAGACCGCTGCCGCGATTGATGAGCTTTCGCTGGGCCTTGCGGAATCGCACGACGGCGTCCGCCGCGCCCATCTGCGTACGGCCCGGCGCGACCTGAGCGAAATCGCCCTTCGCCTGCACCCCAAACTCCTGGAGGTGCAGCGGCTGGAGGGCGAAACGGTGGTGATGCTGTTCCGGCCACTGATGGTGGATCTGCTGGAGGCCACGGGCATGGACGCGGACGAGGCCAGGGACGTGCTGCCCGCACTGTAG
- the pstS gene encoding phosphate ABC transporter substrate-binding protein PstS, with product MKALRFGRHAAIAVIAAGALALSACGSDNATGTAPAGSQSAGGTKVTGTLTGIGSSAQGAAMDAWKTNFASANSGATVQYSPDGSGAGRKAILDGSAQFAGSDAYLKDDEYASSKSVCGPDGAINVPVYISPIAVAFNVPGVTDLKLDATTVAKIFRGQITKWNDPAIAALNAGVSLPDLKVTPVNRSDDSGTTQNFTDYLAAAASDVWTDKAAGVWPASLQGENAKGTSGVVKTVTDTPGAVTYADDSAVSGKLGVAQIKVGESFTKISADAAAKAVDAGKPVEGRAANDLSIKLDRKTTIEGAYPIVLVSFHVLCTTYDKQETVDLVKAFEHYVVSAEGQKAAADSAKSAPLSSDLAAKAVKAIDSIKAKS from the coding sequence GTGAAGGCACTCCGCTTCGGCCGCCACGCGGCTATCGCTGTCATCGCAGCCGGCGCACTCGCGCTCAGCGCCTGCGGTTCAGACAATGCCACGGGCACCGCTCCTGCCGGCAGCCAGTCCGCCGGCGGCACCAAGGTCACCGGCACGCTGACCGGCATCGGCTCCTCCGCCCAGGGCGCCGCCATGGACGCCTGGAAGACCAACTTTGCCTCCGCCAACTCCGGCGCCACCGTGCAGTACTCCCCGGACGGCTCCGGAGCAGGCCGCAAAGCCATCCTGGACGGCTCGGCCCAGTTCGCCGGCTCCGACGCGTACCTGAAGGATGACGAATACGCCTCCTCCAAGTCCGTCTGCGGCCCCGACGGCGCCATCAACGTCCCGGTCTACATCTCCCCGATCGCTGTGGCCTTCAACGTTCCCGGCGTCACGGACCTGAAGCTTGACGCCACCACCGTGGCCAAGATCTTCCGCGGCCAGATCACCAAGTGGAACGACCCCGCCATCGCCGCCCTGAACGCCGGTGTCTCCCTGCCCGACCTCAAGGTCACCCCGGTGAACCGCTCCGACGACTCGGGCACCACCCAGAACTTCACCGACTACCTCGCCGCCGCTGCCTCCGACGTCTGGACCGACAAGGCCGCCGGTGTCTGGCCTGCCAGCCTGCAGGGTGAGAACGCCAAGGGAACCTCCGGCGTGGTCAAGACCGTGACGGACACCCCCGGTGCCGTGACCTACGCCGACGACTCCGCCGTGAGCGGCAAGCTGGGCGTGGCCCAGATCAAGGTGGGCGAGTCCTTCACCAAGATCTCCGCCGATGCTGCCGCCAAGGCAGTGGACGCCGGCAAGCCGGTTGAAGGCCGCGCCGCCAACGACCTGTCCATCAAGCTGGACCGCAAGACCACCATCGAAGGCGCCTACCCGATCGTCCTGGTGTCCTTCCACGTCCTGTGCACCACGTACGACAAGCAGGAGACCGTGGACCTGGTCAAGGCCTTCGAGCACTACGTAGTTTCCGCTGAAGGCCAGAAGGCCGCAGCAGACTCGGCCAAGTCCGCTCCGCTGTCCTCGGACCTCGCAGCCAAGGCTGTCAAGGCGATCGACTCGATCAAGGCCAAGTCCTAG
- the pstC gene encoding phosphate ABC transporter permease subunit PstC, with amino-acid sequence MTATPLTSTQGAGRAGDKVFSGATLAAGCLILAVLFGVALFLVVQAVPALTAPADKIQGGQGFFAYIWPIVIGTLIAAVIALVIATPIAIGVALFISHFAPRRLASGLGYVVDLLAAIPSVVYGAWGAAFLAKEISPAYVWLAANMGWLPIFQGPASTTGKTILTAGIVLAVMVLPIITSLSREIFLQTPKLHEEAALALGATRWEMIKMAVLPFGRPGIISAVMLGLGRALGETMAVALVLSSGALTASLIQSGNQTIAAEIALNFPEASGIRVSTLIAAGLVLFVITLAVNMIARWVITRHKEFSGAN; translated from the coding sequence ATGACCGCCACCCCCCTGACAAGTACCCAAGGCGCCGGACGCGCCGGGGATAAAGTCTTTTCCGGCGCCACGCTGGCAGCCGGGTGCCTGATCCTTGCCGTCCTCTTCGGCGTCGCACTGTTCCTGGTTGTCCAGGCAGTTCCCGCCCTGACCGCGCCCGCCGACAAGATCCAGGGCGGCCAGGGCTTTTTCGCCTACATCTGGCCCATCGTGATCGGCACTCTCATCGCGGCCGTCATCGCACTGGTCATCGCCACCCCCATCGCCATTGGCGTGGCGCTGTTCATCTCACACTTCGCACCGCGCCGCCTTGCCTCCGGACTGGGCTATGTGGTTGACCTGCTCGCCGCCATTCCGTCCGTGGTCTACGGTGCCTGGGGTGCAGCGTTCCTGGCAAAGGAAATCTCTCCGGCGTACGTCTGGCTGGCGGCCAACATGGGCTGGCTTCCCATCTTCCAGGGTCCGGCCTCCACCACCGGCAAGACAATCCTCACCGCAGGCATCGTCCTGGCGGTTATGGTCCTGCCGATCATCACCTCGCTGTCGCGCGAGATTTTCCTGCAGACCCCCAAGCTGCATGAAGAAGCCGCGTTGGCCCTGGGCGCTACCCGCTGGGAAATGATCAAGATGGCAGTGCTGCCCTTCGGCAGGCCGGGCATCATCAGCGCCGTCATGCTGGGCCTGGGCCGCGCGCTGGGCGAAACCATGGCCGTTGCCCTGGTCCTGTCCTCCGGCGCATTGACGGCCAGCCTGATCCAGTCCGGCAACCAAACCATCGCTGCCGAGATCGCCCTGAACTTCCCGGAAGCCAGCGGCATCAGGGTCAGCACGCTGATCGCCGCCGGCCTGGTCCTGTTCGTCATCACCCTGGCCGTGAACATGATCGCCCGCTGGGTCATCACCCGGCACAAAGAATTCTCGGGAGCCAACTAA
- the pstA gene encoding phosphate ABC transporter permease PstA, whose translation MTSTLTPVRSKRSALTKGQLPKYAPYAVLAAALIVGAAILALVGFNAFGWGLVSAILFAIGLVSWSAVVEGSRKAKDKLATCLVVGSFLVALLPLVSVIWTVLVNGIPGLMDPGFLTTSMNGVTGAYDNKAVESGGPVMGGIYHALLGTVQITLLATMISVPVGLLTAIYLVEYGHDGRLARAITFFVDVMTGIPSIVAGLFAAAFFFVVVGPGTKTGAVAAVALSVLMIPVVVRSSEEMLKIVPNELREAAYALGVRKWRTILKVVIPTAISGIASGVTLAIARVIGETAPILVTAGFATSINSNVFGGWMASLPTFIYTQILNPTSPSNPDPSSQRAWGAALVLIILVMVLNLVARLIARIFAPKAGR comes from the coding sequence ATGACCTCCACGCTTACGCCCGTCCGCAGCAAGCGGTCGGCGCTCACCAAGGGCCAACTGCCCAAGTATGCCCCCTACGCCGTCCTGGCTGCGGCCCTGATTGTTGGCGCCGCCATCCTGGCCCTGGTCGGCTTCAATGCGTTCGGCTGGGGACTGGTCTCCGCGATCCTGTTCGCCATCGGCCTGGTGTCCTGGAGCGCAGTGGTGGAAGGGTCCCGCAAGGCCAAGGACAAGCTGGCCACCTGCCTGGTGGTGGGCTCGTTCCTGGTGGCCCTCCTGCCCCTGGTTTCGGTGATCTGGACGGTGCTGGTGAACGGCATCCCGGGTCTTATGGACCCCGGGTTCCTCACCACCTCCATGAACGGCGTCACGGGCGCCTATGACAACAAGGCCGTGGAAAGCGGCGGCCCGGTGATGGGCGGCATCTACCACGCCCTCCTGGGCACGGTGCAGATCACCTTGCTTGCCACCATGATTTCCGTTCCGGTGGGGCTGCTCACCGCCATCTACCTGGTGGAGTACGGCCACGACGGCCGCCTGGCCAGGGCCATCACGTTCTTCGTGGACGTCATGACCGGCATCCCCTCCATCGTGGCGGGCCTGTTCGCTGCCGCGTTCTTCTTCGTGGTGGTGGGCCCGGGCACCAAGACCGGTGCGGTGGCCGCCGTCGCGCTGTCGGTACTGATGATCCCGGTGGTGGTCCGCTCCAGCGAGGAAATGCTCAAGATCGTCCCCAACGAACTCCGCGAGGCCGCCTACGCCCTGGGCGTGCGCAAGTGGCGCACCATCCTCAAGGTGGTTATTCCGACGGCGATTTCAGGCATCGCGTCCGGCGTCACCCTGGCGATTGCCCGGGTCATCGGCGAGACGGCGCCCATCCTGGTCACCGCCGGTTTTGCCACCAGCATCAACTCGAACGTCTTTGGCGGCTGGATGGCTTCGCTGCCCACGTTCATCTACACCCAGATCCTCAACCCCACCTCGCCCTCCAACCCGGACCCGTCCTCGCAGCGGGCCTGGGGCGCGGCGCTGGTGCTGATCATCCTGGTGATGGTCCTGAACCTGGTGGCCCGCCTGATCGCCAGGATCTTCGCCCCCAAAGCCGGCCGTTAA
- the pstB gene encoding phosphate ABC transporter ATP-binding protein PstB — translation MSKRIDVKDLNVYYGDFLAVEDVSINIEAKSVTAFIGPSGCGKSTFLRTLNRMHEVIPGARVEGEVLLDGDNLYGPGVDPVTVRSQIGMVFQRPNPFPTMSIRDNVLAGVKLNNKKISKGEADVLVERSLKGANLWNEVKDRLEKPGSGLSGGQQQRLCIARAIAVEPQVILMDEPCSALDPISTLAIEDLINELKDQYTVVIVTHNMQQAARVSDRTAFFNIAGTGKPGKLIEYGDTHTIFSNPVQKATEDYVSGRFG, via the coding sequence ATGTCTAAGCGCATCGACGTCAAGGACCTGAACGTGTACTACGGCGATTTCCTTGCCGTGGAGGACGTCAGCATCAACATCGAGGCCAAGTCCGTCACCGCGTTCATTGGCCCCTCCGGCTGCGGAAAGTCCACCTTCCTCCGCACCCTGAACCGCATGCACGAGGTCATCCCCGGCGCGCGCGTCGAGGGTGAGGTCCTGCTGGACGGCGACAACCTCTACGGCCCCGGCGTGGACCCCGTCACCGTGCGCTCCCAGATCGGCATGGTCTTCCAGCGCCCCAACCCGTTCCCCACCATGTCCATCCGCGACAATGTGCTGGCCGGCGTCAAGCTGAACAACAAGAAGATCTCCAAGGGTGAGGCCGACGTCCTGGTGGAGCGCTCGCTCAAGGGCGCCAACCTCTGGAACGAGGTCAAGGACCGGCTGGAGAAGCCCGGTTCCGGCCTTTCGGGCGGCCAGCAGCAGCGGCTCTGCATTGCCCGCGCCATCGCCGTGGAGCCGCAGGTGATCCTCATGGACGAGCCGTGCTCCGCCCTGGACCCCATTTCCACGCTGGCCATTGAGGACCTCATCAATGAGCTCAAGGACCAGTACACGGTGGTGATCGTTACCCACAACATGCAGCAGGCCGCGCGGGTTTCCGACCGGACGGCGTTCTTCAACATCGCGGGCACCGGCAAGCCGGGCAAGCTGATCGAATACGGCGACACCCACACGATCTTCAGCAACCCCGTCCAGAAGGCTACTGAGGACTACGTGTCCGGCCGCTTCGGATAG
- a CDS encoding inorganic phosphate transporter gives MAAVIFAAVVLLAAAFAFLNGFRDASTSVALAVRNRALTPSVGVLLAAFFNFVGALVSALLAVAASQTWIHLPAGADGLTILVAGLASACAWGLLMWRRGIPASSTHALVGGLAGAGLASLAIGGPGVAGVDQSLLFQVVLPLVLSPLVAYSGSFLLVYPATWVARYTQPNVVNQRFRRGQAVAAGAVAFGHGLQDGQRVSAVLLLALLAAGYSDGGIPVWVAGLSAVMMTAGTLFGGWRISHTIGYKLTRIDPLRGSVAQTFSALMLFVGAIGLHWPLSTTHTVTAGALGAGENQNFSVTNRKLVIRILWLWALTPLATCALAFVLALALSPVSA, from the coding sequence GTGGCGGCAGTCATCTTCGCGGCGGTGGTCCTGCTGGCGGCGGCGTTTGCCTTCCTCAACGGCTTCCGCGATGCGTCCACCTCAGTGGCCCTTGCCGTCCGGAACCGGGCCCTCACCCCCAGCGTGGGCGTGCTCCTTGCCGCGTTCTTCAACTTTGTCGGCGCCCTGGTGAGCGCCCTGCTTGCCGTCGCCGCCAGCCAGACCTGGATCCATCTTCCCGCCGGGGCCGACGGGCTCACCATCCTGGTGGCCGGCCTGGCCAGCGCCTGCGCCTGGGGGCTGCTGATGTGGCGGCGGGGCATCCCCGCGTCCTCCACCCACGCCCTTGTTGGTGGTCTTGCCGGCGCAGGCCTTGCCAGCCTTGCCATCGGCGGCCCGGGGGTTGCCGGGGTGGACCAGTCGCTGCTGTTCCAAGTGGTGCTGCCCCTGGTGCTGTCCCCGCTTGTGGCCTACAGCGGTTCCTTCCTGCTGGTGTATCCGGCCACGTGGGTGGCCCGGTACACGCAGCCCAATGTGGTGAACCAACGCTTTCGCAGGGGCCAGGCCGTTGCCGCCGGCGCGGTGGCCTTTGGCCACGGCCTGCAGGACGGCCAGCGCGTCAGCGCGGTACTGCTGCTGGCCCTCCTGGCGGCAGGCTATTCCGACGGCGGGATCCCCGTGTGGGTGGCAGGACTCTCCGCGGTAATGATGACCGCCGGGACGCTCTTCGGAGGTTGGCGGATCTCGCACACCATCGGCTACAAACTCACCAGGATCGACCCCCTGCGCGGATCGGTGGCCCAGACCTTCAGCGCACTGATGCTCTTTGTGGGCGCAATCGGGCTCCACTGGCCGCTCTCCACCACCCATACCGTCACCGCCGGGGCCCTGGGCGCCGGGGAGAACCAGAATTTTTCGGTAACGAACCGGAAGCTGGTGATCAGGATCCTGTGGCTCTGGGCCCTGACGCCCCTGGCCACCTGCGCCCTGGCCTTCGTGCTGGCCCTGGCCCTGTCCCCCGTTTCTGCCTAG
- a CDS encoding nuclease PIN — MKLRLFPQEPAGLNLLSQMAQQIVLATATLAEILGVPADEHGNLVEDMHNLEAKSAELHFALLTHMRTSFVNPLPREDMYALSRYLNEAMEKMDAAAELVALYKLDRLPKRAADQLEIISRQAELTVDAMCRLNNLDDLEDYWIEILRLAKRAERTHRVWVADMIADMKWAQYSRNRDIANQLVEVTKDMRRVATQVGSIIVKES; from the coding sequence GTGAAGCTGCGCCTTTTCCCCCAGGAGCCCGCAGGGCTGAACCTGCTCTCGCAGATGGCACAACAGATCGTGCTGGCCACCGCCACCCTGGCCGAAATCCTTGGCGTACCCGCGGACGAGCACGGCAACCTCGTGGAGGACATGCACAACCTCGAGGCCAAGTCCGCCGAACTGCATTTCGCCCTGCTGACCCACATGCGCACCAGCTTCGTGAACCCGCTCCCCCGCGAGGACATGTACGCCCTCTCCCGGTACCTCAACGAGGCCATGGAGAAAATGGATGCCGCCGCGGAACTGGTGGCGCTGTACAAGCTGGACCGCCTGCCCAAGCGCGCCGCGGACCAGCTGGAGATCATCAGCCGGCAGGCCGAGCTGACGGTCGACGCCATGTGCAGGCTCAACAACCTGGATGACCTTGAGGACTACTGGATCGAGATCCTGCGCCTGGCCAAGCGTGCCGAGCGGACCCACCGGGTTTGGGTGGCGGACATGATCGCGGACATGAAATGGGCGCAGTACTCGCGCAACCGGGACATCGCCAACCAGCTGGTGGAGGTCACCAAGGACATGCGGCGGGTGGCCACCCAGGTAGGCAGCATCATCGTCAAGGAATCCTGA